DNA from Saliniramus fredricksonii:
TGAACAGCACGATCAGAACCAGCAGCGCGATCACGGCGAGCTCGATGATGTAGAGAATGTCGGCGGGCGTCGGGTTCAACAGGTTCTCGACCAGGCCGGGCTCCTCGAAGGCGACGGGAGCCGGCGTTTCGGCGAATTGCAGATTGACCACCTCGACCTGGTCGCCACGATCGGCATCGAAACCGATCGCCGTGCGCACCAGCGTCGCGATCTGTTCCAGCTCCTCCTGCGGGCGGGGCTCATAGACCATTTCGCCGTTCTCGTCCGGCACATAGCGGCCATCGACCAGCACCGCCACCGAGACCCGCGACAGACGCCCGCCCTCGATGGTCTCCACCCGGGTGGTGCTCGAGATCTCGTAATTGATGATCTCCTCGTTGACGGCCTGCTCGTCGCGCTGGCCGGCATCGGCGTCCTGCTCGTCGGCGCCGGGCAATTCGTTGCCGACGGTCACCTGGCCGTCATTGCTCGCGCTCGTCGCGGTCTCATTGCGCGACTGGGTCGAGCGGATGACGCGGCCATCCGGATCGAAGGTCTCCGAGCGGCTCTCGACGCGATTATGGTCGAACTCCGCCGCGACCTGCACCCGCGCGCGCTGCTGCCCGACGACACCGGCGACGATATCCTCGATCTGACGCTGCAGGCGTCGTTCCGTGGCGGTGCGGCGTTCATCGGCGGCGAGCCCTCCGGCCATGCCGTCGGCATCACCCGCGCCATCGGCGAGCAGGCGCCCGCGCTCGTCGACGATCGAAACCCGATCGGGATTCATGCCCTCGACGGCAGAGGCGACGAGATGACGAATGGCGCGGACGTGGCTCGCTTCGAGATCGCCACGCAGCTTGAGCACGATCGAGGCGCGCGGCTGTTCGCGATCACGCTCGAACAGACGGCGCTCCGGCAGGGCGAGATGGACCCGCGCCGCCTCGACGCGCTGCAGCGAACCGATTGTGCGCGACAACTCGCCTTCGAGCGCACGCAGGTGGTTGATGTTCTGCACGAAACTCGTGGCGGAGAAGGTGTCCCCCTCATCGAAGATCTCATAACCCACGCCGCTACCGACCGGGATGCCCTGTCCGGCGAGGTCCATGCGAAGGCGCGCCAGGTCACTGCGCGGGGCCAGGATCGTCTGGCCGTCGCCGCGTGTCTCATACGCGATGCCGCGGGTTTCGAGCTCGCGCACGACCGCACCGGCATCCTGCAGGGAGAGATCGGAATAGAGCACGCCCATGGCCGGCTCGCTCATCCGCATCATCACGAAGGCGAAGAAGATCACCATCGCCAGCGTCACCGCACCCATGGCGGCGATGCGCTGGGGTCCAAATCGTCCAACGAGTTCGATGGCCTGGTTCACGCTGCGAAATCCTGCCTGTACGACCGATGCCGGGCAATGTCGCCCGGCCACTAGGCAAGAATTTCCCAGCCCATGGTTAGCAGGAAGTTAACGCGCGCAAAGATCGGCGTGTGAGCGTGCTCAGACAACGAAAAGAGCGCCGCCCGAAACGGGAGACGCTCTCGTCTTTCCACCCTGACGGCGGAGAATCAGTTGCGATAATGCTGGATTCGCGTCGTGCGCAGACCGGCAAGACCATGCTGATCAATCGATTGCTGCCAGGCCAGAAACTCCTCTGTGGTCAGCGTGTAGCGCTGACAGGCCTCCTCGAGACTCAAGAGCCCCCCGCGTACCGCGGCAACGACTTCCGCCTTGCGACGGATCACCCACCGGCGGGTATTCGTCGGCGGCAGATCCGCGACCGTCAGCGGGCTGCCATCCGGTCCGATTACATATTTCGCCCTCGGGCGATTAAGCTCGGTCATGATACTCTCACACACTCGACTGACCAACGTCTGTGAGAACACTACCCCCTTTCTTTTAAGAATTGCCTAAATGGACGGCGACGGATTTTAGGCATTTGTTAATCGAATTTTCGCGGTCGCTGCCATCGACTGAACGCGTCATCATCGCATCGCGCCCTTGATCTGCGAGAGCGGCACCCGTTGTTCGCCGATCAGGAGAACCGGCTCCTGGCCTTCCAGATCGAGCGCATCGACAACGCCTTCGACTTCCGTCTTCACCGATATCGGTTGCCCGGAACCGTCCTGCGCATTGATGTCGACCGTATAGCGGCCGGGTTCGGCAAACTGACCGGAGGAGGTCATCCCGTCCCATGTAAAGATCTGACGCCCGGCGGAGAGCGCCCCGGAGCGTGTGGCGACGACATTGCCGGCCTGATCACGGATCTCGATCGTCGTACGCGCGGCGTTGACCGGCACATCGAGGGTCCATTCCGCCTTGCCGTCGGCGAGCTGCGCTTCCTTGCCGTCGGCGCGCACCGACATCCCGACGAAGCTTGCTGCCGTGGCGACGTTCTGGGCCCGGGACGTCGTCAACAGCGCCTCGAGCGACTCGTTCGACTTGATCTGCTGCTCGACCGACGCGAACTGCACCAGTTGCTGGGTGAACTGGTTGGTATCCAGCGGATCGAGCGGGCTCTGGTTCTGCAACTGCGTTGTCAGAAGTGTCAGAAACGCATCGAAATTGTCGGCGATACCGCCGCCTGCTGCGGCGGCGGCCTCCTTGCGGGCATCGGCCTTCTGGGCGCCGCCCTGTCCGGCGATAATGTTTTCGATACCTGCTGCCATGACGGCCTCACTTCCCGATCCTGTTTCAAATGCTCAGATCGACGCCGCCGAGCGCGCGCCGCAGCGCCTGGCGGGCCAGCAGAGTCTCGCGGGCGAGTGCCCGGATCTCCGCTGCCGCCAGACCTTTTTCACTCTCGTCACCGTCGCGACCATGCCCGTCACCGGGCATGCGGCTCCGATCTGCCTCGGCATCACCCCAGTCCCCGCCGGCATGCCGGTCGCCGTCATCGCGCAGCGACAGATCGATCCCGTCTTCCGACGGCTTGAGACCGGCCTGCTCGAAAGCCCGCTCCAATGTGCGCGCATCGCGCTGCAGGAGTTGCAGCGTCTCGACCCGGTCCACCACGAGCCGCGCCTTGACGGTGCCCTCGTCGTCGATGTCGAGACTCACCGCGATGCGTCCGAGTTCAGCCGGGTCAAGACGGATGTCGAAGCGGCTCGCCCCGCCCATCGCCTTCATCCCGAGCGTCACCGGCACGGCGGAGAGCGGTGTGTTGATCAGCACCGAGCCGTTCGTCTGCGTTGCCGCAGCGCCGGCCTGACCGGTCGTATTGGCCTGACCGCTCGCCGTCGTGCTCGCTTCCGCCGCGGCCTGGGCCGCCCCTTGCGACGCCCCCTGGATCTGCATCGGGGAGCCTTCGGCGCCGACCTGCATCATGCGCGCTATCTGTTCGCCGGTCCGGCTTGCCGTCTGCGCAGCATCTCCCGATGCCGGGCCGGCACGATCGACCCCCGCCTCACTGCCGAGCGCCCGACGCAGCGCCTCCAGCGCAACGCCCGAGCGGTTCTCGGCGCCGGCTTCACCCTCACCCTGGCCACCGCCCTGACCCCCATCCTGCCCACCATTCTGCCCCCTTGCATCCGGGTTCGAACCGGCGGCGGCTGTATCACCGGTCGCGGCGATCTGCGCGGTGCCGGACGCCGCTGCCGCATTGCCTTGCGGCGCACGCGGAGCATCACCGGTGACCGGGCTCGCCGCAACCGGACCGCCGTCACGGCGCGCAGGCTGCGAGGCTTGGTCAGCGCCAGTCAGCTGCGCGGGAATGGCCGCTGTGGCCTGCTGCGATTCGTCACCTTCCTGCGTATCGGACTGCCCCTCCTCCGACGCGTCATCCTGCACGTCGTCCGGCGCCCCGCCGGAAATGGCCTCGATCAGCCTCTGCCCGACCTCTTGCGCTTCACCTTCGGTCCGGTCGCCGCCGGCTTCGGCGACGGCGATCGCCTCATCCGCGTCGGCCGCGACATCCGCATCGCCGGCCTCCATGTCTTCTTCCGCCTCGGCATCGGCTTGCGCGGCGTGTTCGGTTTGCGCAGCGAGTACGGCCCGAATTCCCGAGGGCGTGCCGTCGGCGGCTTCGCCCGCCTCGGCGACAATGCCCTTCTCGGCCTTACCATCCGCGCCGCCATCCGGCTCCGCTTCGCCGGCAAGCGCATTCAGGATGGCGGCAAGACTATCGGGGGACAAGGATTTGCCGGCGCCCTCGACCGTCTCGCCCCGGCCCTGCATCAGCGCCGCCGGTGAGGTCCCCGATCGCGCATCCCGTGCACGCGCCGCGTCTTCCTGCGCCGCACTCGCGCCGGCACCGCTGCGGGCGGCTCCGCGCGCCCGCTCAGGGCGATCCGCTGCTGGCGCAAGCGTGAAGCGCGGGCGCGCGTCATCACTGCGTGACCCGCCGCTGTCGGCCGCGTCCCGGTTGGAGGCGCCCGGGTTTGACATGTCGCGCGCACGCGTCGCGTCGCGCGCGGATCGGGCACCGGAATCACCGGCCGGGTCGCGACGCGCAGGCGCAAGATAATCCGTCAGGTCATTACGCATGGTCACTCATCCTGTCACGGAGCCGGAACAAGCAACAAAACCCGGCTGCGCGGGATTTTTTGCAAGAGTCGGGCCAGAAACCGGGCCGGATGCATGTCCCGGATCCGGATGTGCGAAAGCGCGGCTACTACGGAATTAATACATCGAAATCAGAACCTTATCTGGAGGCCGCCGCTCCCCTCGCCTCATCCCGCGCGAGCTGCTTACGATCACGGGCGGCAGGAATTGACAGGGCAACCCCGGCAGGACGGCAGATTCTGCCGGGCGCAACAGCCGGGCGCGACAGCCGGGCGCAACAGCATTGTGTAAACCGGTTCTCACCGTTGACTTCACGGCATATCTCACTACGATGTTCGATGGCTCATGATCCTCGCGGGAGAGATCGGTCCGTCCGACGCCGAAGGCGCAACCGCCCCGGAAACGCTCAGGCAAAAGGACCGCGAGGAGCTGGCACTCTGGAAAGAGGCAGGTCGAGACAGGCCTGCCCACCGAAGGGCGTAACTCGGCAGTTTCGAAACCTGGTTTCGAGGGTTCCGAGGAAATCTCTCAGGTTACGGGACAGAGGGGGCGCATGT
Protein-coding regions in this window:
- a CDS encoding flagellar hook-length control protein FliK, with translation MRNDLTDYLAPARRDPAGDSGARSARDATRARDMSNPGASNRDAADSGGSRSDDARPRFTLAPAADRPERARGAARSGAGASAAQEDAARARDARSGTSPAALMQGRGETVEGAGKSLSPDSLAAILNALAGEAEPDGGADGKAEKGIVAEAGEAADGTPSGIRAVLAAQTEHAAQADAEAEEDMEAGDADVAADADEAIAVAEAGGDRTEGEAQEVGQRLIEAISGGAPDDVQDDASEEGQSDTQEGDESQQATAAIPAQLTGADQASQPARRDGGPVAASPVTGDAPRAPQGNAAAASGTAQIAATGDTAAAGSNPDARGQNGGQDGGQGGGQGEGEAGAENRSGVALEALRRALGSEAGVDRAGPASGDAAQTASRTGEQIARMMQVGAEGSPMQIQGASQGAAQAAAEASTTASGQANTTGQAGAAATQTNGSVLINTPLSAVPVTLGMKAMGGASRFDIRLDPAELGRIAVSLDIDDEGTVKARLVVDRVETLQLLQRDARTLERAFEQAGLKPSEDGIDLSLRDDGDRHAGGDWGDAEADRSRMPGDGHGRDGDESEKGLAAAEIRALARETLLARQALRRALGGVDLSI
- the fliF gene encoding flagellar basal-body MS-ring/collar protein FliF, with product MNQAIELVGRFGPQRIAAMGAVTLAMVIFFAFVMMRMSEPAMGVLYSDLSLQDAGAVVRELETRGIAYETRGDGQTILAPRSDLARLRMDLAGQGIPVGSGVGYEIFDEGDTFSATSFVQNINHLRALEGELSRTIGSLQRVEAARVHLALPERRLFERDREQPRASIVLKLRGDLEASHVRAIRHLVASAVEGMNPDRVSIVDERGRLLADGAGDADGMAGGLAADERRTATERRLQRQIEDIVAGVVGQQRARVQVAAEFDHNRVESRSETFDPDGRVIRSTQSRNETATSASNDGQVTVGNELPGADEQDADAGQRDEQAVNEEIINYEISSTTRVETIEGGRLSRVSVAVLVDGRYVPDENGEMVYEPRPQEELEQIATLVRTAIGFDADRGDQVEVVNLQFAETPAPVAFEEPGLVENLLNPTPADILYIIELAVIALLVLIVLFTVVRPLVRQILANEAPQKRKAVTDGGSSDESDYPALQQRENPASKMIEMAKVNGEVQQQSLDRVGDLVQQSPTETVSVLRQWIHERG
- a CDS encoding CtrA inhibitor SciP, coding for MTELNRPRAKYVIGPDGSPLTVADLPPTNTRRWVIRRKAEVVAAVRGGLLSLEEACQRYTLTTEEFLAWQQSIDQHGLAGLRTTRIQHYRN
- a CDS encoding flagellar hook assembly protein FlgD, with protein sequence MAAGIENIIAGQGGAQKADARKEAAAAAGGGIADNFDAFLTLLTTQLQNQSPLDPLDTNQFTQQLVQFASVEQQIKSNESLEALLTTSRAQNVATAASFVGMSVRADGKEAQLADGKAEWTLDVPVNAARTTIEIRDQAGNVVATRSGALSAGRQIFTWDGMTSSGQFAEPGRYTVDINAQDGSGQPISVKTEVEGVVDALDLEGQEPVLLIGEQRVPLSQIKGAMR